One window of bacterium genomic DNA carries:
- a CDS encoding OmpA family protein gives EVKESPRPSSSADQSAASARPKLLSTTQYDFVPGDRILFFDDFSQDAVGDFPALWTSNGSGEVKTVNIASGTWFHMNGEDAVYCYGKKIDFPDNFIIEFDVIPDEEYTHGATLTLYGDNPEEPMELNSDLYPGTAGLHITMKKEGWETKGYAGADEAWLEGQAVRNPLRPEQVNHVIIWVQQRRVRIYHQGAKVLDVPTNIHSGVTFDRLRFSGWDAGSCPMITNLQITTASPDTRSQLLTEGRLITYGITFDINKAEIMPESYGTLRSIADVLREHPGVNVRIVGHTDSDGDDSTNLALSKRRAESVKSELINTFSIEAARMETEGAGESQPVAANDTSVTKAKNRRVEFIKK, from the coding sequence AGGAAGTGAAAGAATCCCCGCGTCCGTCTTCTTCTGCCGACCAATCCGCCGCATCCGCCCGGCCAAAGCTGTTGAGCACCACGCAGTACGATTTCGTCCCCGGCGACCGGATTCTCTTTTTCGATGATTTCTCCCAGGATGCGGTCGGCGACTTTCCCGCCCTGTGGACCTCCAACGGCAGCGGCGAGGTCAAGACGGTCAACATCGCTTCCGGCACATGGTTTCATATGAACGGTGAGGATGCCGTTTATTGCTATGGCAAAAAGATCGATTTTCCCGATAACTTTATCATCGAATTCGATGTTATCCCTGACGAGGAGTACACCCACGGCGCGACCCTGACGCTCTACGGCGACAATCCCGAAGAACCGATGGAACTGAACAGCGACCTTTATCCCGGCACAGCCGGACTGCACATCACCATGAAAAAAGAGGGCTGGGAGACAAAAGGTTACGCCGGCGCGGATGAGGCTTGGCTCGAGGGGCAGGCGGTCAGAAATCCGCTTCGTCCCGAACAGGTCAACCATGTCATCATCTGGGTGCAGCAGAGAAGGGTGCGGATCTATCACCAGGGCGCCAAAGTCCTTGACGTTCCGACCAACATCCATTCAGGCGTGACATTCGACCGGTTGCGTTTCTCCGGCTGGGATGCAGGAAGCTGCCCGATGATCACCAACCTGCAGATCACCACGGCTTCGCCCGACACCCGCAGCCAGCTGCTCACAGAGGGCAGGCTGATCACCTACGGCATCACCTTTGACATTAACAAGGCCGAGATCATGCCCGAGTCCTATGGCACGCTGAGGAGCATCGCCGATGTGCTCAGGGAGCATCCGGGCGTGAACGTCAGAATCGTCGGTCATACGGACAGCGACGGCGATGATAGCACCAACCTTGCCCTGTCGAAGCGGCGGGCGGAATCAGTCAAGAGCGAACTGATCAACACGTTCAGCATTGAAGCAGCGCGCATGGAGACCGAGGGCGCTGGTGAAAGCCAGCCTGTCGCAGCCAACGACACCTCTGTCACTAAGGCCAAGAACCGCAGGGTGGAATTCATTAAAAAGTAG
- a CDS encoding beta-propeller fold lactonase family protein has product MRKIVTHAPIYIGVIASLLLTHCAGPRQGILRPGTAADGKSATLPNTWRISPAGRPLPLPGDMAMRIIVSPDGRRAFVNTAGWHDHSINLIDLTMEKIVAGFPIAKNWTGMAFDPSRRELFVSGGGPVTERFSSAAVQFGVSEALLDYLKNPISRLSVKDDRLELLPAPAIEGLTDEERFISGVALGNDGTLYVVNINNDTVYRLSGPDFKLQTFAQVGYRPYGAAPSPDGKTLAVSNWGEESVSLLDAESMEETHRVKVGHHPNDLLWSPDGRLFVANSGSNSVSVISNARVIETIRTSINPRDLVGATPVALAVSKDGRRLYAANADNNSIAVIDISRPGESAVLGFIPTGWYPSAVAVSPDGQKLYVATGKGGMNLRANFPAVTPFKRSAPDPTRPYDYVASQLQSVFSVIDVPDREQLAAYTAQVKSNFPDPFAQVDQAHSEKIIKEVFPKIKHVLYIIRENRTYDQVFGDLGKGNGDPNLVLFGEEVTPNGHKMARETVILDNLYANGEVSQDGHQWSNAAYVTDYTQKAWISSYSRRGQPNADERLTSSPAGYLWDNCRKHGKSFRSYGEFASFLSSPDAEPQFIGASGLRDHYSEEWLKLKTVPGGRQRDPKLAEVFIRELHEAENRGAWWNYMVMSLGENHTDGLTAGRFTPIACVASNDLALGMIVEAVSKSKFWPETAIFVIEDDAQNGPDHVDSRRTVGLVYSPWVKRGGIVDSTMYTTVSMVRTMELILGLPPMTQYDQLATPLCNVFTTTPTLTPFIHEASRVDLMAKNPAEGEGARRSALLDWSDYDLADFDELNEILWLALKGDVPMPAPIRSGVLLR; this is encoded by the coding sequence ATGAGAAAAATAGTGACCCATGCGCCCATTTATATAGGGGTAATTGCCTCTCTGCTGCTTACCCACTGCGCCGGCCCCCGACAGGGGATCCTGCGCCCCGGCACGGCGGCGGACGGCAAATCCGCCACTCTGCCCAACACCTGGCGTATCTCTCCGGCCGGCCGGCCTCTGCCGCTTCCCGGGGACATGGCCATGAGGATCATCGTCAGCCCGGACGGCCGAAGGGCTTTTGTCAACACCGCCGGATGGCATGATCACAGCATCAACCTCATCGATCTGACAATGGAAAAAATAGTCGCCGGCTTCCCCATCGCTAAAAACTGGACCGGAATGGCTTTCGATCCCTCGCGCCGCGAGCTGTTCGTATCCGGCGGAGGACCGGTGACAGAACGGTTCAGCAGCGCGGCGGTTCAATTCGGCGTCAGTGAAGCGCTGCTGGACTATTTGAAAAACCCGATTTCGCGGCTCAGCGTAAAAGACGACCGGCTCGAACTATTACCTGCACCGGCGATTGAGGGGCTGACCGATGAAGAGCGGTTCATCTCCGGCGTCGCCCTGGGGAACGATGGGACGCTCTATGTCGTCAACATCAACAACGACACGGTCTATCGTCTGAGCGGCCCGGATTTCAAGCTGCAGACCTTTGCCCAGGTGGGCTACCGTCCCTATGGCGCAGCACCGTCGCCGGACGGCAAAACCTTGGCGGTTTCGAACTGGGGGGAAGAATCGGTAAGCCTGCTCGACGCCGAATCCATGGAGGAAACCCACCGAGTAAAGGTCGGCCATCATCCCAACGATCTGCTCTGGTCGCCGGACGGCCGTCTGTTCGTGGCCAACAGTGGCTCCAATAGCGTAAGCGTGATCAGCAACGCCAGAGTGATAGAGACCATACGCACTTCGATCAATCCTAGAGATCTGGTCGGCGCCACGCCGGTGGCGCTGGCGGTCAGCAAAGACGGCCGACGGCTGTATGCGGCCAACGCCGACAACAACAGCATCGCCGTGATCGACATCAGCCGCCCGGGCGAATCGGCGGTGTTGGGATTCATTCCCACCGGTTGGTATCCCAGCGCCGTCGCCGTTTCTCCAGACGGCCAAAAGCTCTACGTCGCTACCGGCAAGGGGGGCATGAATCTGCGCGCTAATTTCCCGGCTGTCACCCCCTTTAAAAGGAGTGCGCCGGATCCGACCCGGCCTTATGACTATGTCGCTTCGCAGTTGCAGAGCGTATTCTCGGTGATCGATGTGCCGGATCGCGAGCAACTGGCGGCTTACACCGCGCAGGTTAAAAGCAATTTTCCCGATCCTTTCGCACAGGTCGACCAAGCGCACAGCGAAAAGATCATCAAAGAGGTGTTTCCCAAAATCAAACACGTACTTTACATCATCCGCGAAAACCGGACCTATGATCAGGTCTTTGGCGATCTCGGCAAGGGCAATGGAGATCCCAACCTGGTTCTCTTCGGCGAAGAGGTGACGCCGAACGGTCACAAGATGGCTCGGGAGACCGTGATCCTCGACAATCTTTACGCCAACGGCGAGGTCTCCCAGGACGGCCATCAGTGGTCGAACGCCGCCTATGTGACCGATTACACCCAAAAGGCCTGGATCAGCAGTTACAGCCGGCGGGGCCAACCGAACGCGGATGAACGGCTGACCTCTTCCCCCGCCGGTTATCTCTGGGACAATTGCCGCAAGCACGGAAAAAGCTTTCGCAGTTATGGCGAATTCGCTTCCTTCCTCTCTTCGCCCGACGCCGAGCCGCAATTCATCGGCGCGTCCGGGTTGCGCGATCATTACAGTGAAGAGTGGCTCAAGCTGAAAACGGTCCCGGGTGGACGCCAGCGCGATCCCAAACTGGCGGAGGTCTTTATTCGGGAATTGCACGAAGCGGAGAACAGGGGCGCATGGTGGAATTACATGGTCATGTCCCTCGGCGAGAATCATACCGACGGACTCACCGCCGGCCGGTTCACTCCCATCGCCTGCGTCGCCTCCAACGATCTGGCTCTGGGCATGATCGTCGAGGCGGTGAGCAAGTCGAAATTCTGGCCGGAAACGGCCATCTTTGTCATCGAGGACGATGCGCAAAACGGTCCGGACCATGTGGACTCGCGCCGCACCGTGGGGCTGGTCTATTCCCCCTGGGTCAAGCGGGGCGGCATCGTCGACAGCACCATGTATACCACAGTCTCCATGGTGCGCACCATGGAGCTCATCCTCGGCCTGCCGCCCATGACCCAATACGATCAACTGGCCACACCGCTCTGCAACGTCTTTACGACAACGCCGACTCTGACGCCTTTTATTCACGAGGCCAGCCGCGTCGATCTGATGGCGAAAAATCCGGCCGAAGGAGAAGGCGCGCGCCGCTCGGCCTTGTTGGACTGGTCGGATTATGACCTGGCCGATTTTGACGAGCTGAACGAGATCCTCTGGCTGGCGCTGAAAGGCGACGTTCCCATGCCCGCGCCGATCAGGAGCGGCGTGTTGCTCAGGTAA